A single Muntiacus reevesi chromosome 9, mMunRee1.1, whole genome shotgun sequence DNA region contains:
- the ZBED5 gene encoding zinc finger BED domain-containing protein 5, with protein MIAHLLCILSYNVNTFVILNVYAKLTMFCTTNSLPMDLLLKQGSLKQEVESFCYQIVSESHDQKVGILQSEDEQLQPSVSKNSEGELSRVKFMSNSNKITTFSKKPKRRKYDESYLSFGFTYFGNRDAPHAQCVLCKKILSNSSLAPSKLRRHLETKHAAYKDKDISFFKQHLDSPENNKPPTPKIVNTDNESATEASYNVSYHIALSGEAHTIGELLIKPCAKDVVMRMFDEQYSKKIDAVQLSNSTVARRIKDLAADIEEELVCRLKICDGFSLQLDESADVSGLAVLLVFVRYRFNKSIEEDLLLCESLQSNATGEEIFNCINSFMQKHEIEWEKCVDVCSDASRAMDGKIAEAVTLIKYVAPESTSSHCLLYRHALAVKTMPTSLKNVLDQAVQIINYIKARPHQSRLLKILCEEMGAQHTALLLNTEVRWLSRGKVLVRLFELRRELLVFMDSAFRLSDCLTNSSWLLRLAYLADIFTKLNEVNLSMQGKNVTVFTVFDKMSSLLRKLEFWASSVEEENFDCFPTLSDFLTEINSTVDKDICSAIVQHLRGLRSTLLKYFPATNDSHAWVRNPFTVTVKPASLVARDYESLIDLTSDSQVKQNFSELSLNDFWSSLIQEYPSVARRAVRVLLPFATMHLCETGFSYYAATKTKYRKRLDAAPHMRIRLSNITPNIKRICDKKTQKHCSH; from the coding sequence ATGATTGCTCATCTTCTATGTATCCTGTCTTATAATGTCAACACATTTGTAATACTCAATGTTTATGCTAAATTAACCATGTTTTGTACCACAAATTCATTGCCTATGGATCTGTTGCTGAAACAAGGAAGTCTTAAACAAGAAGTAGAATCTTTTTGTTATCAAATTGTGTCTGAATCACATGATCAAAAGGTTGGAATATTACAAAGTGAAGATGAGCAGTTGCAGCCTTCAGTTTCTAAAAATTCAGAAGGTGAGCTTTCCAGGGTTAAATTTATGTCCAATTCCAACAAAATAACTACTTTTAGtaagaaaccaaaaagaagaaaatatgatgaAAGTTATTTGTCTTTTGGATTTACTTACTTTGGAAATAGAGATGCACCTCATGCTCAGTGTGTATTATGTAAGAAAATTTTATCAAATAGCTCTTTGGCCCCTAGTAAGCTTCGAAGACATTTGGAAACTAAACATGCTGCATATAAAGACAAAGACATAAGTTTTTTCAAACAACATCTTGATTCTCCTGAAAATAATAAACCCCCAACACCTAAAATTGTCAATACAGATAATGAAAGTGCTACAGAAGCATCATACAATGTAAGTTACCATATAGCCCTGAGTGGAGAGGCTCATACTATTGGAGAATTGCTTATCAAGCCTTGTGCAAAAGATGTCGTGATGCGAATGTTTGACGAACAGTATAGTAAAAAAATAGACGCAGTACAGCTATCAAACAGTACCGTTGCTCGTCGAATTAAGGATCTAGCTGCTGACATTGAAGAGGAACTTGTTTGTAGACTGAAAATTTGTGATGGGTTTTCACTGCAACTAGATGAATCAGCTGATGTTTCAGGACTTGCCGTGCTGCTCGTGTTTGTTCGTTACAGGTTTAATAAGTCTATTGAGGAAGACCTACTCTTATGTGAATCTTTGCAAAGTAATGCCACTGGTGAAGAAATTTTCAACTGCATCAACAGTTTTATGCAGAAACATGAAATTGAATGGGAAAAATGTGTTgatgtttgtagtgatgcttctagGGCAATGGATGGGAAAATTGCTGAGGCTGTCACCTTGATAAAATATGTGGCTCCCGAAAGCACCAGTAGTCACTGCCTATTATATAGACATGCACTAGCAGTTAAAACAATGCCTACGTCTCTGAAAAATGTGCTAGATCAGGCAGTACAAATCATCAATTACATTAAAGCTCGACCACATCAATCCAGACTACTAAAAATTTTATGTGAAGAAATGGGGGCCCAGCATACAGCACTTCTTCTAAATACAGAGGTAAGGTGGCTTTCCCGAGGTAAAGTTCTTGTGAGACTTTTTGAGCTTCGTCGTGAACTGTTGGTTTTTATGGATTCTGCTTTTCGACTGTCTGATTGTTTAACGAATTCATCTTGGCTGCTAAGACTTGCATATCTTGCAGATATTTTTACTAAATTAAATGAGGTTAATCTGTCAATGCAAGGAAAAAATGTGACAGTTTTTACAGTATTTGATAAAATGTCATCATTGTTAAGAAAATTGGAATTTTGGGCCTCATCTGTCGAAGAAGAAAACTTTGATTGTTTCCCTACACTCAGTGACTTTTTGACTGAAATTAATTCCACAGTTGATAAAGATATTTGCAGTGCCATTGTGCAGCACCTAAGGGGTTTGCGTTCTActctgttaaaatattttcctgcAACAAATGACAGTCATGCTTGGGTTAGAAATCCATTTACAGTAACTGTTAAACCAGCCTCTTTAGTGGCACGGGACTATGAGAGCCTGATTGATTTAACATCTGATTCTCAAGTGAAACAAAATTTCAGTGAACTTTCACTAAATGATTTTTGGAGTAGCCTAATTCAGGAGTACCCAAGTGTTGCACGGCGTGCAGTTCGAGTACTTCTTCCTTTCGCTACAATGCACCTGTGTGAGACAGGCTTTTCATATTATGCTGccacaaaaacaaaatacaggaAAAGACTGGATGCTGCACCTCATATGCGGATCCGACTTAGCAACATTACACCTAATATTAAGCGAATATGTGataaaaagacacaaaaacaCTGTTCTCATTAA